One window from the genome of Erinaceus europaeus unplaced genomic scaffold, mEriEur2.1 scaffold_1107, whole genome shotgun sequence encodes:
- the LOC132536495 gene encoding myosin light chain kinase, smooth muscle-like isoform X3 has translation MERVEGSLLTRNSLQNVSSSGYPTYRPVLPSRVQRFYSMSPQQHHLQERTQFYVRAWCMALLALALVLTLALSPLHWVRFVLQVDKRKLLVGLWASCDGDACWDGKPKAPYYLQLARAFYLVSALCVINAITWFCFCLSREHRDKVCIDLCISMSSFTAGFICGLNYLSTRFAATNQSVLMIPMSRVRMGDYSIIEVGTQWGSSAPTSQTKAGPQLGVQRDMATQTEVDTLSEPETPRALEMVSGPETPRPLEMQARPETPRALEMVSRPETPRPLEMQGSTETPRALEMVSGPGTPRPLEMQARPETPRALEMVSGPGTPKPLEMQARPETPRALEMVSRPGTPRPLEMQARPETPRALEMVSGPGTPRPLEMQARPETPRALEMVSRPGTPRPLEMQGSTETPRALEMVSGPETPKPLEMQGSTETPRALEMVSRPGIPRLLEMQARPETPRALEMVSRPGTPRPLEMQGSTETPRALEMVSGPETHRALETLASPETPRALEMQSSSETPTALETQASPEIPAGRTHASKH, from the exons ATGGAGCGGGTGGAGGGCAGCCTGCTGACCAGAAACAGCCTGCAGAATGTCAGCAGCAGCGGctaccccacctacagg CCAGTGCTCCCCAGCCGCGTGCAGCGCTTCTACTCCATGAGTCCGCAGCagcaccacctgcaggagcggaCCCAGTTCTACGTGCGCGCCTGGTGCATGGCGCTGCTGGCGCTGGCCCTGGTGCTGACGCTGGCCCTGTCCCCCCTGCACTGGGTGCGCTTCGTGCTGCAGGTGGACAAGAGGAAGCTGCTGGTCGGGCTGTGGGCCTCCTGCGACGGCGACGCCTGCTGGGACGGCAAGCCCAAGGCGCCCT actatcTGCAGCTGGCCCGAGCCTTCTACCTCGTGTCTGCCCTCTGCGTCATCAACGCCATCACCTGGTTCTGCTTCTGTCTGAGCAGGGAGCACCGAGACAAAGTCTGCATAGACCTCTGCATCTCCATGTCCAGTTTCACTGCAG GCTTCATCTGCGGACTCAATTACCTGAGCACCCGGTTTGCTGCCACCAACCAGAGCGTCCTCATGATCCCCATGTCCAGGGTGAGGATGGGAGACTACTCCATCATTGAAGTGGGGACCCAGTGGGGCTCCTCGGCCCCCACAAGCCAGACCAAGGCGGGGCCTCAGCTCGGTGTCCAGAGAGACATGGCCACGCAGACAGAGGTGGACACGCTGTCTGAGCCAGAGACccccagagcactggagatggtATCTGGACCAGAGACCCCCAGGCCACTGGAGATGCAGGCCAGGCCAGAGACccccagagcactggagatggtATCCAGGCCAGAGACCCCCAGGCCACTGGAGATGCAGGGCAGTACAGAGACccccagagcactggagatggtATCCGGGCCAGGGACCCCCAGGCCACTGGAGATGCAGGCCAGGCCAGAGACccccagagcactggagatggtATCCGGGCCAGGGACCCCCAAGCCACTGGAGATGCAGGCCAGGCCAGAGACccccagagcactggagatggtATCCAGGCCAGGGACCCCCAGGCCATTGGAGATGCAGGCCAGGCCAGAGACccccagagcactggagatggtATCCGGGCCAGGGACCCCCAGGCCATTGGAGATGCAGGCCAGGCCAGAGACccccagagcactggagatggtATCCAGGCCAGGGACCCCCAGGCCACTGGAGATGCAGGGCAGTACAGAGACCCCTAGAGCACTGGAGATGGTATCCGGGCCAGAGACCCCCAAGCCACTGGAGATGCAGGGCAGTACGGAGACccccagagcactggagatggtATCCAGGCCAGGGATCCCCAGGCTACTGGAGATGCAGGCCAGGCCAGAGACccccagagcactggagatggtATCCAGGCCAGGGACCCCCAGGCCATTGGAGATGCAGGGCAGTACAGAGACccccagagcactggagatggtATCCGGGCCAGAGACCCACAGAGCACTGGAGACGCTGGCCAGCCCGGAGACccccagagcactggagatgcaGTCCAGCTCAGAGACCCCCACGGCACTGGAGACGCAGGCCAGCCCAGAGATCCCGGCTGGGCGCACACATGCCAGCAAGCACTAG
- the LOC132536495 gene encoding myosin light chain kinase, smooth muscle-like isoform X1 — MERVEGSLLTRNSLQNVSSSGYPTYRPVLPSRVQRFYSMSPQQHHLQERTQFYVRAWCMALLALALVLTLALSPLHWVRFVLQVDKRKLLVGLWASCDGDACWDGKPKAPYYLQLARAFYLVSALCVINAITWFCFCLSREHRDKVCIDLCISMSSFTAGICLILCLVFFMLQVKQHGKRVAEPHFLLPYRLHWWGCIFYMVVGFICGLNYLSTRFAATNQSVLMIPMSRVRMGDYSIIEVGTQWGSSAPTSQTKAGPQLGVQRDMATQTEVDTLSEPETPRALEMVSGPETPRPLEMQARPETPRALEMVSRPETPRPLEMQGSTETPRALEMVSGPGTPRPLEMQARPETPRALEMVSGPGTPKPLEMQARPETPRALEMVSRPGTPRPLEMQARPETPRALEMVSGPGTPRPLEMQARPETPRALEMVSRPGTPRPLEMQGSTETPRALEMVSGPETPKPLEMQGSTETPRALEMVSRPGIPRLLEMQARPETPRALEMVSRPGTPRPLEMQGSTETPRALEMVSGPETHRALETLASPETPRALEMQSSSETPTALETQASPEIPAGRTHASKH; from the exons ATGGAGCGGGTGGAGGGCAGCCTGCTGACCAGAAACAGCCTGCAGAATGTCAGCAGCAGCGGctaccccacctacagg CCAGTGCTCCCCAGCCGCGTGCAGCGCTTCTACTCCATGAGTCCGCAGCagcaccacctgcaggagcggaCCCAGTTCTACGTGCGCGCCTGGTGCATGGCGCTGCTGGCGCTGGCCCTGGTGCTGACGCTGGCCCTGTCCCCCCTGCACTGGGTGCGCTTCGTGCTGCAGGTGGACAAGAGGAAGCTGCTGGTCGGGCTGTGGGCCTCCTGCGACGGCGACGCCTGCTGGGACGGCAAGCCCAAGGCGCCCT actatcTGCAGCTGGCCCGAGCCTTCTACCTCGTGTCTGCCCTCTGCGTCATCAACGCCATCACCTGGTTCTGCTTCTGTCTGAGCAGGGAGCACCGAGACAAAGTCTGCATAGACCTCTGCATCTCCATGTCCAGTTTCACTGCAG GCATCTGCCTCATCCTCTGCCTCGTCTTCTTCATGCTCCAGGTGAAGCAGCATGGCAAGCGCGTGGCCGAGCCCCACTttctgctgccctaccgcctgcaCTGGTGGGGCTGCATCTTCTACATGGTGGTTG GCTTCATCTGCGGACTCAATTACCTGAGCACCCGGTTTGCTGCCACCAACCAGAGCGTCCTCATGATCCCCATGTCCAGGGTGAGGATGGGAGACTACTCCATCATTGAAGTGGGGACCCAGTGGGGCTCCTCGGCCCCCACAAGCCAGACCAAGGCGGGGCCTCAGCTCGGTGTCCAGAGAGACATGGCCACGCAGACAGAGGTGGACACGCTGTCTGAGCCAGAGACccccagagcactggagatggtATCTGGACCAGAGACCCCCAGGCCACTGGAGATGCAGGCCAGGCCAGAGACccccagagcactggagatggtATCCAGGCCAGAGACCCCCAGGCCACTGGAGATGCAGGGCAGTACAGAGACccccagagcactggagatggtATCCGGGCCAGGGACCCCCAGGCCACTGGAGATGCAGGCCAGGCCAGAGACccccagagcactggagatggtATCCGGGCCAGGGACCCCCAAGCCACTGGAGATGCAGGCCAGGCCAGAGACccccagagcactggagatggtATCCAGGCCAGGGACCCCCAGGCCATTGGAGATGCAGGCCAGGCCAGAGACccccagagcactggagatggtATCCGGGCCAGGGACCCCCAGGCCATTGGAGATGCAGGCCAGGCCAGAGACccccagagcactggagatggtATCCAGGCCAGGGACCCCCAGGCCACTGGAGATGCAGGGCAGTACAGAGACCCCTAGAGCACTGGAGATGGTATCCGGGCCAGAGACCCCCAAGCCACTGGAGATGCAGGGCAGTACGGAGACccccagagcactggagatggtATCCAGGCCAGGGATCCCCAGGCTACTGGAGATGCAGGCCAGGCCAGAGACccccagagcactggagatggtATCCAGGCCAGGGACCCCCAGGCCATTGGAGATGCAGGGCAGTACAGAGACccccagagcactggagatggtATCCGGGCCAGAGACCCACAGAGCACTGGAGACGCTGGCCAGCCCGGAGACccccagagcactggagatgcaGTCCAGCTCAGAGACCCCCACGGCACTGGAGACGCAGGCCAGCCCAGAGATCCCGGCTGGGCGCACACATGCCAGCAAGCACTAG
- the LOC132536495 gene encoding myosin light chain kinase, smooth muscle-like isoform X2: MSPQQHHLQERTQFYVRAWCMALLALALVLTLALSPLHWVRFVLQVDKRKLLVGLWASCDGDACWDGKPKAPYYLQLARAFYLVSALCVINAITWFCFCLSREHRDKVCIDLCISMSSFTAGICLILCLVFFMLQVKQHGKRVAEPHFLLPYRLHWWGCIFYMVVGFICGLNYLSTRFAATNQSVLMIPMSRVRMGDYSIIEVGTQWGSSAPTSQTKAGPQLGVQRDMATQTEVDTLSEPETPRALEMVSGPETPRPLEMQARPETPRALEMVSRPETPRPLEMQGSTETPRALEMVSGPGTPRPLEMQARPETPRALEMVSGPGTPKPLEMQARPETPRALEMVSRPGTPRPLEMQARPETPRALEMVSGPGTPRPLEMQARPETPRALEMVSRPGTPRPLEMQGSTETPRALEMVSGPETPKPLEMQGSTETPRALEMVSRPGIPRLLEMQARPETPRALEMVSRPGTPRPLEMQGSTETPRALEMVSGPETHRALETLASPETPRALEMQSSSETPTALETQASPEIPAGRTHASKH, encoded by the exons ATGAGTCCGCAGCagcaccacctgcaggagcggaCCCAGTTCTACGTGCGCGCCTGGTGCATGGCGCTGCTGGCGCTGGCCCTGGTGCTGACGCTGGCCCTGTCCCCCCTGCACTGGGTGCGCTTCGTGCTGCAGGTGGACAAGAGGAAGCTGCTGGTCGGGCTGTGGGCCTCCTGCGACGGCGACGCCTGCTGGGACGGCAAGCCCAAGGCGCCCT actatcTGCAGCTGGCCCGAGCCTTCTACCTCGTGTCTGCCCTCTGCGTCATCAACGCCATCACCTGGTTCTGCTTCTGTCTGAGCAGGGAGCACCGAGACAAAGTCTGCATAGACCTCTGCATCTCCATGTCCAGTTTCACTGCAG GCATCTGCCTCATCCTCTGCCTCGTCTTCTTCATGCTCCAGGTGAAGCAGCATGGCAAGCGCGTGGCCGAGCCCCACTttctgctgccctaccgcctgcaCTGGTGGGGCTGCATCTTCTACATGGTGGTTG GCTTCATCTGCGGACTCAATTACCTGAGCACCCGGTTTGCTGCCACCAACCAGAGCGTCCTCATGATCCCCATGTCCAGGGTGAGGATGGGAGACTACTCCATCATTGAAGTGGGGACCCAGTGGGGCTCCTCGGCCCCCACAAGCCAGACCAAGGCGGGGCCTCAGCTCGGTGTCCAGAGAGACATGGCCACGCAGACAGAGGTGGACACGCTGTCTGAGCCAGAGACccccagagcactggagatggtATCTGGACCAGAGACCCCCAGGCCACTGGAGATGCAGGCCAGGCCAGAGACccccagagcactggagatggtATCCAGGCCAGAGACCCCCAGGCCACTGGAGATGCAGGGCAGTACAGAGACccccagagcactggagatggtATCCGGGCCAGGGACCCCCAGGCCACTGGAGATGCAGGCCAGGCCAGAGACccccagagcactggagatggtATCCGGGCCAGGGACCCCCAAGCCACTGGAGATGCAGGCCAGGCCAGAGACccccagagcactggagatggtATCCAGGCCAGGGACCCCCAGGCCATTGGAGATGCAGGCCAGGCCAGAGACccccagagcactggagatggtATCCGGGCCAGGGACCCCCAGGCCATTGGAGATGCAGGCCAGGCCAGAGACccccagagcactggagatggtATCCAGGCCAGGGACCCCCAGGCCACTGGAGATGCAGGGCAGTACAGAGACCCCTAGAGCACTGGAGATGGTATCCGGGCCAGAGACCCCCAAGCCACTGGAGATGCAGGGCAGTACGGAGACccccagagcactggagatggtATCCAGGCCAGGGATCCCCAGGCTACTGGAGATGCAGGCCAGGCCAGAGACccccagagcactggagatggtATCCAGGCCAGGGACCCCCAGGCCATTGGAGATGCAGGGCAGTACAGAGACccccagagcactggagatggtATCCGGGCCAGAGACCCACAGAGCACTGGAGACGCTGGCCAGCCCGGAGACccccagagcactggagatgcaGTCCAGCTCAGAGACCCCCACGGCACTGGAGACGCAGGCCAGCCCAGAGATCCCGGCTGGGCGCACACATGCCAGCAAGCACTAG